A stretch of DNA from Limnothrix sp. FACHB-406:
TAGGGCTAAGAAATAGAATTCCCGATCGCAAAAGCAAGGGTTCGATCATGAACCTTTGCTCATCTTTAGTGCCCCAGATTCCAGCAATCCTACGGATTTTCCCTGAACTTGCGCCCCCCTGAGACCACGTGGGGCCAACCGGAATCGGGGCTAATTTTCCGCCCTGGCCGCCCGCTGGGTCTGAGTCGCGGCCGCTCCCATGCCCACCCATCGGCTGGGCAATCTCCCTGGCAGTTTGCTCCCCAAGATATTTACCATTAATTCAAAAACGAGTTAACCCGAAAGAAAGTTATCTAAATTGGATCCCAGAGGAAAAAATTTAACAATAATTGAAGTTGCGACCCCTCTATTTGTGATAACTCTGAAGGAAAGATGGAAAAGGATCTTGAGGCAGTTCTGTGCTGAAATCAGCTTCGTCTGAAGGTGAGCAGGTGCGACGCGGCTTTCGGCAGCTCGTGGTGACCATTTTGTTGGTATCAGGGTTGCTTTACACGGGCGTGGCGAGTGTCCTGCTGAACACCATCACCAGCCTCGAACAAAGAACCATCGAAGAACATACCAACCGCTTTACTCGGTTACTTTACCGGCGATCGGCCCAGCTTTTGCCATCGGCCTGTGACTATGGCTATTGGGATGCAACCCATCAGTTTCTAAGGCAGCCCAATGAAGACTTTATTCGCAATAATTTTAGTCCAACCAATTATCAAAGTTTTGATTTAACCATCATGGGGGTGGTGGGTCGTGATGGCAAAATTCGCTATGCCCGAGAGCGACAAGTTTCGAATCAGTCCGGCAGCACCGCCAATGATCGCTACCATGAACCCTCCACAACCCTGACGTATTTTTTGCAATCCTTGCCGAAAGGATTTCAATCAAACCCAGACCAAAAGCGGCTGGCGGGTGTGGTAGCCATTGACAATGATTTATTAAGCATTGCCATTTGCAGCATTCCCAATCCTCAAAAACCAGATCAAGTGGATGGTTGGTTTGTGATGGGTCAGCGGCTGGATGCTCGGTTGCTTCAAGATTTAAGCCAATTGGTTCCGGGGGCTTTGGAAATTAAGGTCAGCCGCCATTCCAACAATTTGCCCCTCTATGGAGCCTTTGATTTTACGGGTCAAGCCAGACGAAATCAGCGCACCGAAGTAACTGATTCATCGCGCAATTTGGTGGGTTATCGCTACTTAGTGGATGTGTATGGCAAACCTAGTGCGATCGCCCGGGTCACCATTACGCGCACCCTACACCAACATAGTTTGTATGGACTCTTAAGCATTGGCGGCATTTTGGTGCTGCTCAGTTTGGGATTCATTAGCCTGGCTTGGCAGGCCCTGCAACAGGCTTTGCAGAACTTGGATGAGCGCGATCGAGCGGAGGCCGCCCTAATTGAATCGGCCACTCAAAATCTCGATCGGGAAACCTATCGCGCTCGCATCATGGAACTGGAGTTAATTCTTCAGGATTTGCGGGCTTCTCAGGCTCAGTTGATCCACAGCGCCAAGATGGAAAGCTTGGGCAAAATGGTGGCGGGCATTGCCCATGAAGTGAATAATCCCGTGAGCTTTATTCAGGGTAATTTGCGACACCTTAAAAAATATCAACAGGATCTTTGCGACCTAATACGGCTGTATCAAAAATATTATCCCGTT
This window harbors:
- a CDS encoding CHASE4 domain-containing protein; the protein is MLKSASSEGEQVRRGFRQLVVTILLVSGLLYTGVASVLLNTITSLEQRTIEEHTNRFTRLLYRRSAQLLPSACDYGYWDATHQFLRQPNEDFIRNNFSPTNYQSFDLTIMGVVGRDGKIRYARERQVSNQSGSTANDRYHEPSTTLTYFLQSLPKGFQSNPDQKRLAGVVAIDNDLLSIAICSIPNPQKPDQVDGWFVMGQRLDARLLQDLSQLVPGALEIKVSRHSNNLPLYGAFDFTGQARRNQRTEVTDSSRNLVGYRYLVDVYGKPSAIARVTITRTLHQHSLYGLLSIGGILVLLSLGFISLAWQALQQALQNLDERDRAEAALIESATQNLDRETYRARIMELELILQDLRASQAQLIHSAKMESLGKMVAGIAHEVNNPVSFIQGNLRHLKKYQQDLCDLIRLYQKYYPVAYDEILDRSREVDLAFILEDSDRVIQSIDRGADRIYRIVNALRNFSRLDESDLKSVDLHAGIDSTIELLDHALEERSFRPAIAIERVYGELPLVECYARQLNQVFMHLLMNSIDSLDETMKKHYQRIHGKPADSAPSTPTTAPVILGAEPGTEIDLSNSEPIDGGSYRSPVLKTSADLPAKAPRNSGQPMSQSKLENAGIGNLNSENASTSNNANNTNNNRRNRGASFAEQLRSKLQTFDANGSGFEAAKAPLQPTITIRTKVDLNRWVLISIADNGLGIDKQVQSRLFDPFFTTKPVGQGAGLGLFISHQIITQHGGQLRCISEPDQGSEFIILLPLKQIRETKPQEELAMKLRFNQLQRGLSHSHDRSPHLASAPVVSGTEEEASKG